Within Sporosarcina sp. PTS2304, the genomic segment CCAGCACATGCATATTCTCATTGACAGTCCCTTGCATTCCGACGAAGTGGCCGACTACTAAAGGAGCTACACAAACGACTAACACATTCAGCAATACAAGCCACAACACCAACCATTTCATGACTATCCATTCTTTCCGAATTAATCCTCTCCATACGCTATTCATAATCTCACCTTCTTTTCCAATAACCATGACGATAGGAAAAAGAAAGCGATCAAAAAGCTTGTTACAAGGAAAATCTCTCCCATATAAATCGTTTCTGAGTGTTGGCTAACGTATAGGTTACCGATTTCAAACGATCGATCCGTCTTAGATATAGGCAATAGTCCAACATGGGCTATTTTATAGTATATAGAAGACTCCAAGAAGGTTTTAATTAACCAAATGGACGCGAGCAATACAACTGACCACAAGAGAAACGCTCCTCGATTTACATACGATCGGATCACACGAAAAACCGCTGCCTGGAATAATCCAAAGAACATGAGTACGACTGCTGCTATATAAAAAGTTATGAAACTGAATATCATCGTCACTGCATTCGATAAACTCACTGTCGAAGCTTCACTGACCACCGCATAAACAATGAGTAAAATAACTGGAACACTCATGCCTATCAAACCAACTACGAGTGAAAATAGTACCTTACTGCCGATTAAGCGGTAAATCGATTGCGAAGAATGAAGCCAAATATCTGGTCTCCTCCATTCAATCCACAAGCTGTTTAGCAATAATGCGATAGGTACACACATCGCGATTAGCAAGCACATCATCAACGAACTACCAAGTATAGAGGATAAATCGAAACTACCTTCTCCTAGAATTGACAAAGCGAATGAGACGAAGGTGACTGTCAAAAGTGTGATGATCATAGTAGCATACAGCCAACTTTTCATCATTTCCCACTCTTTGTTCCATAAACCAGCCCAACTATTCATATATCTTCAACTCCTTCTGTATCGGTGTATTAGTTACATAGTACACTATTGAAAGAAATTGTGCAAGTGTTATAAAAAGTAAATGATTATTCATTCGACGTTTTGCCTTCTTTGATGACCTTTTTTATGGAAACAGGTAGTATTATGTTCGCTATCAGGCGATTTCTTACGAACGGTGTATTTCAAAATTGCTAACTACTAACAATCAAAGCAGGCAGAGAAAAACGAATCGTTTTTCTCTGCCTGCTTTAGTTTAGAGCCTTAACAGACCGTCCTAAGATTATCTGCTAACTTATTTAAGATCGTATTAATGTTTCATGAGACGACGTTGTTGACGCAACTCTCTTCTGGCAGGTGCTGAATCGAACAGCCGTCGTTCTACTTCTGTTTCAGGATAAATTTCCGCTACGGGGATCGGACGGTTCGTATCATCTACTGCTACCATCGTACAAAAAGATTCGGTCGTTAACTTTACTTCCCCTGTTACCAAGTTTTTGGAATGTACCGATACAAAAACTTCCATGGATGTGCGACCAACAGAAGTGACGATTGCTTCTAACTCGATAACATCTCCTAGCAATGCTGGAGAAACGAAGTCCACCGAATCAATAGATGCTGTGACAGCTGCTCTCGTACCCGCGTGCTTCATTGCACAAATTGCTGCAATTTCATCAATATAGGCTAATACTTTTCCACCGAAAATCGATTGAATATGATTTGTGTCAGGCGGCAAGACAAGTTTGCTTTGAATTGTTCTGGATTGGCTCATTGATTTTTTCTCAGTCATAGTGACAACTCCTTTTTTACTACTACTAGCTAGTATACGCGAAAATGAGAAGACTTTTACAGCTGAGTAATTATGAACGTATTATCCAGCTAATAGGTATATACTTATAGAGAGGTGAGATAGATGAAAAGATGGATAGTTCTCGTCAGTCTATTACTTTTATTAGCCAGTTGCGGAAATAAAGACACCCTTACTACTTTAGCCGACCCAGTTCCCGATCAAACCATCCCGTCCCATAACGAAGGGATTTCTCTAGAACTACTGCAAGATGTGTTTGATGAATCTCCTACACATATTAAAACAAAAGTAGCGAATACAACTACCAATTCATTTGAAATTGGTCCATTTTATCATATAGAAGTATGGAAAGACGATCATTGGTACATTCTCACATACTCTGACGCCGTATTCCTTCGCGATCCTCATTTTCGTGATGGAGGATCAGAATTAACAGCACATCAGGAAATTCAACAAACCTTTTCTGTTGAGGACTTAGGTATTCGTTTGCCTGCCGGAACTTACCGGCTCGTCAAAACTGTCCTGCAGCGCAACCCTTATCATGAAGTGACAGTATCTGCTACGTTCATCGTTCAAGAAATGTAAAAAAACCGAACAGATTTCTCGTTCGGTTTTTTCTCTATTCCGCAACTCTACGTACACTGCATACATTCTCTGCGTACTCCGTTCCTAATAATCTAATCTGCTCTATACATCGTCCCGTAGACGGTGCATGTAGCATACGCCCGTATCCCGCATAGATTCCAACATGATGTATAGACGAAGCTTCGTCCTCTCTAAAAAACAATAAATCACCAATTTGCCAATCTTCTTGATCAAGTGAGATGCTTCTTCCTGCTTCTGCTTGATCACATGCGTCACGCGGTAAAATCATTCCGCAAGCCTTCCACATACTATAAACAAAGCCAGAACAATCAAACCCCCATGAAGACACTCCGCCCCATAGATAGGGCAATCCTATAAACTTCTTGCCAACGATAAGTGGATTCGTAATGGCCACTTCTTCTACAGGTTCTACAGCTGAAGCGCGGATTAGTTTCCAGCCATGAGGTGTCCATACGTGCAATCGCTTATCTTGTGGAAGTCCAGAGGGGAAAACTGTGTTAAAAGAAACGCGTAAAAACGGCTCTCCTGACCGTTCCGTAAGCATAGCTTCACGAGCGGTTACTTTCACAAGCTGTCTAGCGCGTGGTTGTTCGCGCATCGATAGTTGAACAAGTGGCACCCAGCCGGGATACCCGCGTGAATCTTTTCGTGACTTTTGGGAACAAGCGATAACTTTCGCCCAGTCTCCAACAATATCTTCTACGATCACTGTTTCACCGTATAATAGTTGAGTCTGAATTCGCTTTTCTTCACTAAGCGCAAGCCGATCTTGAAATGTTAGTTGTCCGAGCCATTTTTCCAGCTGCACGGGATGGTTCAATGCCGGTAAATCTACTAGACGCGCGGCATCAGGATCAGTCCAAACAGCCGCCACACTGACTGCACATAACCAACGTTCATTCACATTCATGCTCCTTCACCCATGTAATCATTCGTTTCGAGTCAAAACCAAGCCCTGGTTGTTGAGTGAACTTCATAAGAGATTTTTGATACATCACACCAGACGTCGGAAACTCATTTGCTACTAAAAGAGGGGCGTCTAAATCTATATAGAGAATATTTGGCTGACTCGCTGCCACATGTGCAGCTGCCGTTACACCGATGGATGATTCTAACATACTGCCCATCATACAGTTCACCCCATATGATTCCGCTAACGCATTAATCTTCAACGCTTCACGTATTCCCCCGGACTTCATTAATTTTATATTCAAGACGTCAACCGCACGTAAAGCTAATACGTTCTTTGCATCTTCAAATGAAAACAACGATTCATCCGCCATAATAAGCGTCGTCGTGTTACGCGTCACTTCACGTAATCCTGCGATATCATGCGCCGCCACCGGTTGCTCTACAAATTCAACCGCACAGCCGTCTTCTTCAAGTTGGCGGATGATGCGAATCGCTTCTTTCGGTTTCCATCCTTGATTGGCATCCAAACGAATTGTTACATTTGACCCTATACGCTGACGAATTTGAAGAAGACGTTCTCTTTCTTCTATAAGGCTTCCAGTACCCACTTT encodes:
- a CDS encoding acyl-CoA thioesterase, which translates into the protein MTEKKSMSQSRTIQSKLVLPPDTNHIQSIFGGKVLAYIDEIAAICAMKHAGTRAAVTASIDSVDFVSPALLGDVIELEAIVTSVGRTSMEVFVSVHSKNLVTGEVKLTTESFCTMVAVDDTNRPIPVAEIYPETEVERRLFDSAPARRELRQQRRLMKH
- a CDS encoding immunoglobulin-like domain-containing protein, giving the protein MKRWIVLVSLLLLLASCGNKDTLTTLADPVPDQTIPSHNEGISLELLQDVFDESPTHIKTKVANTTTNSFEIGPFYHIEVWKDDHWYILTYSDAVFLRDPHFRDGGSELTAHQEIQQTFSVEDLGIRLPAGTYRLVKTVLQRNPYHEVTVSATFIVQEM
- a CDS encoding C40 family peptidase produces the protein MNERWLCAVSVAAVWTDPDAARLVDLPALNHPVQLEKWLGQLTFQDRLALSEEKRIQTQLLYGETVIVEDIVGDWAKVIACSQKSRKDSRGYPGWVPLVQLSMREQPRARQLVKVTAREAMLTERSGEPFLRVSFNTVFPSGLPQDKRLHVWTPHGWKLIRASAVEPVEEVAITNPLIVGKKFIGLPYLWGGVSSWGFDCSGFVYSMWKACGMILPRDACDQAEAGRSISLDQEDWQIGDLLFFREDEASSIHHVGIYAGYGRMLHAPSTGRCIEQIRLLGTEYAENVCSVRRVAE
- a CDS encoding mandelate racemase/muconate lactonizing enzyme family protein, with the protein product MKICTVETFFVHIPLQKPFVTALRTVHNMQSIVVKITADDGSNGWGKAVPTHVITGDSLGGIRYVIDHIFTPLLIGQDVRNREKIFEQMQRAVTGNTSAKAAVDMALYDLFGQLCMMPLHHVLGGYRNCLKTNMTVSVGTPSAMANEAAEYVAKGFTTLKVKVGTGSLIEERERLLQIRQRIGSNVTIRLDANQGWKPKEAIRIIRQLEEDGCAVEFVEQPVAAHDIAGLREVTRNTTTLIMADESLFSFEDAKNVLALRAVDVLNIKLMKSGGIREALKINALAESYGVNCMMGSMLESSIGVTAAAHVAASQPNILYIDLDAPLLVANEFPTSGVMYQKSLMKFTQQPGLGFDSKRMITWVKEHECE